The Bradyrhizobium betae genomic interval GTGCCGATGCGCGGCACAGGCACGCCGATGCCGCCGACCGATCCCTTGATCTACCGCTTCTACGAGATGGTGATGGTGAACGGTCCGGCCTGGAAAGCGCTGATCGAGGAAGAGTTCGGCGACGGCATCATGTCGGCGATCGACTTCGACATGGGCATCGAGCGCGTCGCCAACCCGAAGGGGGACCGCGTCAAGATCACCATGAGCGGCAAGTTCCTGCCGTACAAATATTACGGCGCCAGCGGCAACGTGCCGGAGTACGGCTTCAAGGAGGGGTGATTTACACTCCGTCATCCCGGGGCGATGCGGAGCATCGAACCCGGAATCTCGAAATTCCGGGTGCGGTCCTGCGGACCGCCCCGGAATGACTGCGAGTGTGGACGCGCTTCGCGTTACTTGCCCGCCTTTACCTCGGCAGCCGCCACCGCGATCAGCTCGCTCATCTTGGCGCGAATCGTCTGTTCGGTGATGGCGACGTTCTTGGCGGCGAAATCGGCCATGACCTTGCGCAGGACGTCGGCGTCGCCGGCTTCCTCGAAATCGGCTGCAACGACTTCCTTGGCATAGGCCGCGGCGGCCTCGCCGGTGATTCCGAGCTTTTCGGCAGCCCACAGGCCGAGCAGCCGGTTGCGGCGGGCTTCCGCCTTGAATTTCTGCTCCTCGTCGAGGGCGAACTTCTTCTCGAAGCCTTCCTCGCGCTTGTCCAACGTGCTCATGCCTTTTCCAATTCTCTGCTGACTGGACCCGGGGCCCTCGTTGCGAGAGTCCCGTCGCATGCCTAGATAGGGGGCACGAATCGGCAAAACAACAGGCCGTTAGCCGCAGGCAGGGCGGTATAAGTTGGCATCGAATGAGCCGGATCGATTGTGCTGGGACAGCCAATCGGATAGGTTGCCTGGAGGCTTGGTTCCCGTTCTGTTTCCTTGGGTTGCAGATGGGGTTCCGGGTCGTTCACGGCAGCTCCGCTGTGGGTCGTATTCCTGGTAACCGGAGCACACCAAATACATGGATTTCAACAAAACACGGTACATCCCCATGAGCCGTCGGCGTCGCATTTATGAAGGCAAGGCAAAGGTTCTTTACGAAGGCCCGGAGCCCGGTACCCTGATCCAGCACTTCAAGGATGACGCCACCGCGTTCAACGCGAAAAAGCATCAGGTGATCGAGGGCAAGGGTGTCCTCAATAACCGGATCTCGGAGTACCTGTTTCAGCACCTCAACGACATCGGGGTGCCGACCCACTTCATCCGCCGCCTCAACATGCGCGAGCAGCTGATTCGCGAGGTCGAGATCGTGCCGCTCGAGGTGGTGGTGCGGAACGTCGCCGCCGGCTCGCTGTCGCAGCGCCTCGGCATCGAGGAGGGCACGCAGCTGCCCCGCTCGATCATCGAATTCTACTACAAGAACGACCAGCTCAACGATCCCATGGTGTCGGAAGAGCACATCACCGCCTTCGGCTGGGCGACGCCCCAGGAGATCGACGACATCATGGCGCTCGCCATCCGCGTCAACGATTTCCTCACCGGCCTCTTCCTCGGCATCGGCATCCGCCTCGTCGACTTCAAGATGGAGTGCGGCCGGCTGTTCGAGAACGACATGATGCGCATCATCGTCGCCGACGAGATCTCGCCGGATAGCTGCCGTTTGTGGGACATCAAGTCGAACGAGAAGCTCGACAAGGACCGCTTCCGCAGGGATCTCGGCGGCCTCCTGGAGGCCTACACCGAAGTCGCAAAACGTCTCGGCATCCTCATGGAGAACGAGCGTCCGGCGGGCTCCGGCCCGGTGCTGGTGAAGAGCTAAGGGGATTTCGACGTGAAGGCACGTGTCACCGTTACCTTGAAAACGGGTATCCTCGATCCGCAGGGCAAGGCGATCGAGGGTGCGCTGAAGTCGCTTGGCGTAGACGGCGTCGCCAGCGTCCGCCAGGGCAAGGTGTTCGACATCGAGCTCGCCGGTGCCGACAAGGCCAAGGCGGAAGCGGCGTTGAAGGACGCCGCCGACAAGCTCTTGGCGAACACCGTGATCGAGAACTACCGGGTGGAACTGCTCTGATGAAGGCCGCGATCCTCGTATTTCCCGGGATCAATCGCGAACGCGACATGGCGCGCGCGCTGAGACTCATCTCGGGCCATGAGCCCGCGATGGTCTGGCACGCCGAGCCGTCGCTTCCCGCGGGCACCGATCTCGTGGTGGTGCCGGGCGGCTTCTCCTACGGCGACTATCTGCGCTGCGGCGCGATTGCGGCGCGATCGCCCGTGATGAATGCGGTGCGCGACTATGCGGCCAAGGGCGGCCTCGTGCTCGGCGTCTGCAACGGCTTCCAGATCCTCTGCGAATCCGGCCTGCTGCCGGGCGTGCTGATGCGCAATGCGCAGCTGAAGTTCATCTGCAAGGACGTGCATCTGCGCGTCGAGCGCTCCGACACTCCGTTCACCCGCGGCTACAATGCGGGCCAGGTGATCCGTGTGCCGGTGGCGCACGGCGAAGGCAATTACGAGGCGGACGAAGAGACCATCAAGCGGATCGAGGGCGAGGGGCGGGTGCTCTATCGCTATTGTTCCGCCGACGGCGCGGTCGACGAGAGCCACAACATCAACGGCGCGGCGCATTCCATCGCCGGCCTTCTCAACGACAAGGGCAACGTGCTCGGCATGATGCCGCATCCCGAAAACCACGTCGAAGACATCATGGGCTGCACCGACGGCCGCGGCCTGTTCGCGGGCCTGGTCCAGCATCTGGAAAAGGCCGCGTGATCTGGTTCGCGGCGAAGCGGCTTTCGGCCGCCATTGCTGTCTTTGCGTTTGCGTCCGCTTCGTTGGCGCAGGACTTCCCCAAGCGTCCGGTCACCATGATCGTGCCGTTCGCGGCCGGCGGTACCTCGGACGTGATCGCACGTACGGTCGCCGAGCAGATGGGCATCGCGCTCGGCCAGACCATCGTGATCGAGAACGTGGCCGGCGCCGGCGGATCGACCGCGCTGGCGCGCGCCTCGCGCGCCGAGCCTGACGGCTACACCATCGCGATCGGCAACGCCGGCACGAATGCGGCGACCTACACGATCTATCAGAAGCTGCCGTTCACGCCCGAGTCCTTCGTGCCGATCGGAATGGTGGCGAAGACGTTTGGCATCGTTGCGCTTCGCAAGGATTTTCCGGCGAAGGATCTGAAAGAGTTCATCGCCTACGCCAAGGCCAATCCCGGCAAGGTCAATCTCGGCCACGCCGGCGTCGGCTCGTCGAACTATCTGATCTGCAAGAGCTTCGTCACGGCGGCCGGGATCGACGCGACGCTGATCGGCTATCGCGGCGCCGCTCCCGCGCTCACCGACGCGATCGGCGGCCAGATTGACGGCGTCTGCGATGCCGCCGCCTCCGTCTCGCAGTCGATCAACGAGAAGCTGGTGAGGGGACTCGTGGTCGGCTCGACCGTGCGGCTCGCCACGGTGCCCGATTTGCCGACGTCGGCGGAAGCAGGCCTTGCCGAATTCGAGGCGCAGGGCTGGAACGGCCTGTTCGCGCCCAAGGGCACGCCGCCGGCCATCATCGCGAAGCTGAATGCCGCCGCGCGCACGGCGGTGGAAACCGATGCGGTGAAGAAGCGTTTTGCCGAGCTGTCGACCGTTGCGCCCGACGACAATGAGCATACGCCGGAGGTGCTCCAGCAGCTCGTGACGCGCGACGTCGAGAAGTACCGGAAGATGCTGGCGGACGACGCCAAGCAATAGCGGTCCGGACTATGGCTTGCGCATGATCTTTTCGGAAAACCGCTGCACACTTTTCCGGATCATGCTCTACCGCCACTTCAGCCGTCCCGCCGGCACCGTCATCGCGGCGACGCCGGCCATGACCAGCAATAGCCCTAGCGCCAGGTTCGACGGCACGCTCTCGCCGAGCAGCAGCACGGACAGGCCGACGCCGATCGGGATGCGCAGATACCCTTGCGCGTTCGTCGTCAGCGTACCGAGCCGTCCGAGGCACATGTAAAACAGCATTAGCCCCAGCGCGCTGGAAACGATGCCCATGACGATGGTTGCGACGATCGCCGTCGGCGTCGGGTGCAGCGTCCAGGGTTGGTCGATGATCAGCGCGGGCGGCAGCAACACCAGGCCGCCGAACAGCAGCGAGCCTGATGCCACCACCATCGGGTCGTATTCGGAGAGCCGCAAGCCGAAGATCGTCGCGCAGGCAAAGGAGATGGTGGCGAGCAGGATCGCGATCTCGGCGATGATCTCGCTGCCGAAGCCGCGCAGCGCGTCGAGGCCGACGATCACGACGGTGCCGGCAAGGCCGAGGATCGCGCCCGCAAGCTTCAGCAGCGTGGCCGGCTCGTGCCGCGTGATCAGCGAGGTGATCAGGAAAGCGAAGATCGGCGTCGTCGAAGCCAGCACCACCGTATTCGACGCCGGCACATATTGCTGCGACCAGGTGATGATCAGGAACGGAAACGTCGAGTTGATCAGCTGCTGGACCGCGAACAGCTTCCAGGCCTTCAGGTCGGTCGGCAGCCTGAGACCCCGCATCCAGAGGATCGCGACCAGGAAGGCGGCCGCGATCAGCGAGCGCGCGGAGATGAAGGTGATCGGCGGGATGGTGGGAAGCGCGAGCTTGGCCAGCGGATAGGTCGAGCTCCAGCAACAGGCGAGCGCGAACAGCAGCGCATAGTCGCGCCAGTTGCGCGCGCCGGTGGCGGTCGTGGATGGCAATGGCGATGCGACGGAGACCGCTGTGCGGCCCGCCCTTGATGTGCTCTGCGGCACCTTGGTCCTGCTCCCCGGCGCGATAGCGCTTGGCCCAACTGTGGGCGAGGGGACGCGAAAAGGGAAGGTGTCGAGCTATGCGTTTGGCTGCACGGCCGGCTTCCGCTTTACCCGCTTGATCGTGCCGGAGAAGGTGAACAGGGGCCGCCCGCCGGATGTCAGCTTGCCGCGCAGGAAGATCATCGAGCCGCCGGCGCGGGAGACTTCGCCGACGCACTCGATCAGCTCGCCCTCGCGTGCCGCGTCGAGGAAATCGCAGGCGAAATTGGTGGTTACCGCCGGCCCATCCAGCTCGTGGGTGGCGATTGCGAACAGGCAATAGTCGGAAAATGCCATGAAGCAGCCGCCATGGACGTTTCCGGAGCCGTTGAGGTGCTTTTTCTCGACCCGGAAGGCGCTGCGGACGCTGCCGTCATCCTCGACCTTGTGCCAGAACGGGCCGATATGGCTCTCAAAACTGTCGCGAATCCAGGTTCGCCAGCCCTTAAATTCGCCCTCGGTGGCGATGTGCAGGTCGGGGCGGCGGGACGGGGGCGCTTTGGTCAATTCGTGCAAGGAAATGGGCCTTCAATTACGGGTCTTCAGCCCTTAAATCCGATCCGTCAGCGCCTTGCAATTCCTGTTCCCGCCGACCCCGCCTGCAAAACGTGGGACAGCGGGAAAATGCTTGATAAAGGGCTTTTCGTAGGCCCCCGATGTTCCTAAGAACGGCCACAGCACGCCGAAAGCCCCGAATCCATGAAGAACGAACCCAAGATCACCCCCGAACTGGTTGCCGCCCACGGGCTCAAGCCCGACGAGTATGAGCGCATCCTGAAGCTGATCGGGCGGGAGCCGACCTTCACCGAGCTCGGCATCTTCTCGGCGATGTGGAACGAGCACTGCTCGTACAAATCCTCGCGCATCCATTTGAAGGGCCTGCCGACCAAGGCGCCCTGGGTGATCCAGGGCCCAGGCGAGAACGCCGGCGTGATCGACATCGGCGACGGCCAGGCGGTGGTCTTCAAGATGGAGAGCCACAACCACCCGAGCTATATCGAGCCCTATCAGGGCGCGACCACCGGCGTCGGCGGCATTTTGCGCGACGTGTTCACCATGGGCGCGCGTCCGATCGCCTGCCTCAATGCGCTGAGCTTCGGCGCCCCCGAGCACGCCAGGACGCGGCATCTCGTCTCCGGCGTGGTCGCCGGCGTCGGCGGCTACGGCAATTCCTTCGGCGTGCCGACGGTCGGCGGCCAGGTGCGTTTTCACACCCGCTATGACGGCAACATCCTCGTCAACGCGATGGCGGTCGGCCTCGCCGACACCGACAAGATCTTCTATGCCGCCGCCTCCGGCGTGAACATGCCGATCGTCTATCTCGGCTCCAAGACCGGCCGTGACGGCATCCACGGCGCCTCGATGGCGTCGGCCGAATTCGACGACAAGTCCGAGGAGAAGCGCCCCACCGTGCAGGTTGGCGATCCCTTCGCCGAGAAGCTGCTGCTGGAGGCCTGCCTAGAGATCATGGAGAAGGGCTGCGTCATCGCGATCCAGGACATGGGCGCGGCGGGGCTGACCTGTTCGGCCGTCGAGATGGGCGCCAAGGGCGACCTCGGCGTCGATCTCGATCTCGATGCGGTACCGACCCGCGAGACCGGAATGAGCGCCTACGAGATGATGCTCTCGGAGAGCCAGGAGCGCATGCTCATGGTGCTCAAGCCCGAGAAGGAAAAGGAAGCCGAGGCGATCTTCAAGAAGTGGGGCCTCGACTTTGCCGTCGTCGGCTACACCACGCCGAGCAAGCGCTTCGTGGTCAAGCATGGCGATGACGTCATGGCCGATCTGCCGATCAAGGAGCTCGGCGACGAGGCGCCGCTCTATGACCGCCCGCATGTTCCCTCCGCCGCGCTGCCGGTCGTGCACGCGCGCGAGGTGCCGGCGCCGATGGGCATCGGTGGCGCGCTGGAGAAGCTGATCGGCACGCCCGACATGTGCAGCAAGCGCTGGGTCTGGGAGCAGTACGACCACGTCATTCTCGGCAACACCTTGCAGCGTCCGGGCGGCGATGCCGCCGTGGTGCGCGTGCAGGACGGGCCGAAGGGCCTGGCGCTGACCGTCGACGTCACGCCGCGCTATTGCGAGGCCGATCCCTATCAGGGCGGCATGCAGGCGGTGGCGGAAGCCTGGCGCAACATCACCGCGGTCGGCGGCAAGCCGCTCGCGATCACCGACAATCTCAATTTCGGCAACCCCGAGCGGCCCGAGATCATGGGCCAGTTCGTCGGCTGCCTGAAGGGCATCTCGGAAGCCTGCCGGACGCTCGACTTCCCGGTCGTCTCCGGCAACGTCTCGCTCTACAACGAGACCAACGGCCGCGCTATCCTGCCGACACCCTCGATCGGTGGCGTCGGCCTGCTCGACGATTTCACCAAATCCGCGTCACTCGCCTTCAAGGCCGAGGGCGAGGCGATCCTGCTGGTCGGTGAAACGCACGGCTGGCTGGGCCAATCGGTTTATCTGCGCGACATCTGCGGTCGCGAGGAGGGCGCTCCGCCGCCGGTCGATCTTTCCGCCGAGAAGCGTAACGGCGATTGCGTGCGCGGCATGATCCATGCGGGCACCGCGACCGCCGTGCACGACCTCTCCGACGGCGGCCTCCTGATCGCGCTGGCCGAGATGGCGATGGCGAGCGGCATCGGGGCGAAGTTGCTGGCGGCGCCGACTTCGCTTGTCTCACAGGCCTATTGGTTCGGCGAGGACCAGGCACGCTATCTCGTCACCGTGCCGGAGGCGGAGGCAGGTCTCGTGCTTGCCAAGATGCGCGGCTGCGAGGTGCCCTGCGTGCGGATCGGCACCACCGGTGGTGATGCGATCGCGATCACCGGCGAGGCGCCGGTTACGATCGACGCGCTGCGCACGTCGCACGAGCGTTGGCTGCCGGAATATATGGGCGGCAAGGCGGCGTAAGCGCTGCCGCGAACGGCGTCATTGCGAGGAGCGAAGCGACGAAGCAGTCAAGACTGTCTCTACGGAGAGACTCTGGATTGCTTCGCTTTGCTCGCAATGACGAGTGGAGAGACCTCGTCCTCATAACACGTGTGACGCGCCCGGAATTTTCCGCAACGCCGCCGTCAGTCCCCAGCTCAGGATTACTGTGAGCACGAAGCCGATTGCGGCCTTCACGATCGCCGGCCAGCCGTAGTCGAACAGCACGTACTGGATCCACAGCGCGATCGGGTAATGCACCAGGAACATGCCGTAGGCATCCGCCTGCATGCGGTCGAGCAGGTTCGGCCCGGGCGACTTCTGGTGCAGGAAGAAGGCGAGGATCGCGAGCAGGATCGAGCCCGAGAACAGCACGAAGAACGTGCTGTAGATCGCCTGATACCAATGCGGCTGCGGGTCGGGATTGCCGAGGACTTCGCGCTTGATGTAGATCATCACCCACATCAGGCAGTAGGGGATCAGCGTGATGATCACCCACGTCCAGCGGCTCTTCGGCAGTTGGCCGTCGGCGCCGAGAATGCCGCGGTCGAAATTCGCAGCACCAACGCTGACGCCAATGAAGAAATACGCGAAGTAGAGCAGGATGCGGCTCGCCTGCACCGAGAACGGCCCGAACTCGAACCATTTGCTGCCGCCGAAATAGAGCAGTGCCGGCACGTAGACGATGACGCCGACGCCGGCGAGCAGCAGCCAGAACATTGCCGGCTGCTCGAAGCCGCGCAGCGAGACGCGGTTGACCGGATCGACCAGATGCGCCGAGACGCGGTAGAGCAGGCTCGCGGTCAGGTCGAACGCCAGCAGCACCCACACGAACCAGATCGGGCCGCTCGGCCACGGGCCTGAGGTGATCGTCTTCCACCAGAACGAAGCAAAGCTCAGTTCGGGGTCGTGCCGCAGCGCGATCGCGTAATAGGCGAGCGGAATGACGGTGAAGGCCGCGATGACGAAGGGCAGCCCGAGCCGCAGCAGGCGGTCACGCAGGAACACCTGGGGCGCCTTGCGCGCGATGCCGGACCACGTGAACAGTCCCGACAGGAAGAAGAACATCGCCATGAAGAAGCTGTCGGTGGCGAGCACGACGACGTCGAAGCCGATCCAGGACGCGGGATCGGTGTGACCGAAATAGGTGTAGGGAATGACGGCGTGATGCAGCAGCACGACCAGCGTCAGGAAGGTCCGGGTTCGATCGAGCGACAGATTGCGCGCCCTGGCCTTCGGCGCGGCCTGCGCCTCCGCACCGATCGTCGCGGAATGTGACATCGTGATCATGGCGGCCCCGGTCGCGCTTCTTTCCCGGTCCGACTGTGCCGCCCGGAACCCGATTCAGCAAGCGCAGTTTGTGCCAGGGTACCGGCGAGGGACCCGAAGGAACCTGTTCCGCGCTGCGAAGTTAGCGTTCCCGAAGAGGTTGAGCGGCCGCTGAGTGCTGCCTTGAGTCGGAGTTGGCGATGACGATCCTGAAATGGGCACTGATCTTCTTAGTTGTTTCGATCGTGGCCGGCGTGCTCGGCTTCACCGGCATCTCGGCCGCCTCCGCCGACATCGCCCGCTTCCTGTTCTACGTGTTCGTCGTGATCTTCCTGGTGCTGCTGATACTGGGGCTCACGATCTTCAGGGTGTAGCCGGGCTGCATCCACAGACTCAATCGTCATGCCCGGGCTTGTCCCGGCCATGACGGAGTTTATCGAGCCAAACAGCTACCCCACTTCCTCGATCTTCACCTTGTCCGGATAGAAGGCGAGGTGGCCGGAAATCTCGGTCATCGCGGGGAAGGGCGTCTCGTAGGTCCAGATCGCGTTGTCCAGTGTCTTGCCGTCGGCCTTGACGCTGTAATAGCTCGCGTCGCCCTTGTAGGGGCAATGGGTGACGCGTTCGGTACGCTCCAGCAACGCCATGTTGGCGTCCTGACGCGGCACATACTGTACCGCCGGATATTTGGCCTCCTTCAAGGTCAGCGCCTTGCTGGTCTCGGCGATCACGATGTCGCCGGCCGTGACGCGGACCCGGCGGGGGTTCGGGATGATGGTGATGGGGTGGTCGGGCCCTGGAAGCTTCATGATTTCACGCCTTTTCGATCGATCTGCCGCGCGCGGCACTTTTGTCGTGCCTTTATCCTGACGGGATGGGAGATATAGTGCCGGGAGGCGTGACGTAGAAGGCCGTTCACGCTAAGTTTG includes:
- the cynS gene encoding cyanase; protein product: MKREDLTEKLLDIKREKGWTWKYICEQVGGYAEVLIVGAILGQMKLTKPQAANAGELFGLSKAETAMLNEVPMRGTGTPMPPTDPLIYRFYEMVMVNGPAWKALIEEEFGDGIMSAIDFDMGIERVANPKGDRVKITMSGKFLPYKYYGASGNVPEYGFKEG
- a CDS encoding DUF1476 domain-containing protein, encoding MSTLDKREEGFEKKFALDEEQKFKAEARRNRLLGLWAAEKLGITGEAAAAYAKEVVAADFEEAGDADVLRKVMADFAAKNVAITEQTIRAKMSELIAVAAAEVKAGK
- the purC gene encoding phosphoribosylaminoimidazolesuccinocarboxamide synthase, translated to MSRRRRIYEGKAKVLYEGPEPGTLIQHFKDDATAFNAKKHQVIEGKGVLNNRISEYLFQHLNDIGVPTHFIRRLNMREQLIREVEIVPLEVVVRNVAAGSLSQRLGIEEGTQLPRSIIEFYYKNDQLNDPMVSEEHITAFGWATPQEIDDIMALAIRVNDFLTGLFLGIGIRLVDFKMECGRLFENDMMRIIVADEISPDSCRLWDIKSNEKLDKDRFRRDLGGLLEAYTEVAKRLGILMENERPAGSGPVLVKS
- the purS gene encoding phosphoribosylformylglycinamidine synthase subunit PurS — protein: MKARVTVTLKTGILDPQGKAIEGALKSLGVDGVASVRQGKVFDIELAGADKAKAEAALKDAADKLLANTVIENYRVELL
- the purQ gene encoding phosphoribosylformylglycinamidine synthase subunit PurQ translates to MKAAILVFPGINRERDMARALRLISGHEPAMVWHAEPSLPAGTDLVVVPGGFSYGDYLRCGAIAARSPVMNAVRDYAAKGGLVLGVCNGFQILCESGLLPGVLMRNAQLKFICKDVHLRVERSDTPFTRGYNAGQVIRVPVAHGEGNYEADEETIKRIEGEGRVLYRYCSADGAVDESHNINGAAHSIAGLLNDKGNVLGMMPHPENHVEDIMGCTDGRGLFAGLVQHLEKAA
- a CDS encoding tripartite tricarboxylate transporter substrate binding protein BugD, producing the protein MIWFAAKRLSAAIAVFAFASASLAQDFPKRPVTMIVPFAAGGTSDVIARTVAEQMGIALGQTIVIENVAGAGGSTALARASRAEPDGYTIAIGNAGTNAATYTIYQKLPFTPESFVPIGMVAKTFGIVALRKDFPAKDLKEFIAYAKANPGKVNLGHAGVGSSNYLICKSFVTAAGIDATLIGYRGAAPALTDAIGGQIDGVCDAAASVSQSINEKLVRGLVVGSTVRLATVPDLPTSAEAGLAEFEAQGWNGLFAPKGTPPAIIAKLNAAARTAVETDAVKKRFAELSTVAPDDNEHTPEVLQQLVTRDVEKYRKMLADDAKQ
- a CDS encoding DMT family transporter; the protein is MPQSTSRAGRTAVSVASPLPSTTATGARNWRDYALLFALACCWSSTYPLAKLALPTIPPITFISARSLIAAAFLVAILWMRGLRLPTDLKAWKLFAVQQLINSTFPFLIITWSQQYVPASNTVVLASTTPIFAFLITSLITRHEPATLLKLAGAILGLAGTVVIVGLDALRGFGSEIIAEIAILLATISFACATIFGLRLSEYDPMVVASGSLLFGGLVLLPPALIIDQPWTLHPTPTAIVATIVMGIVSSALGLMLFYMCLGRLGTLTTNAQGYLRIPIGVGLSVLLLGESVPSNLALGLLLVMAGVAAMTVPAGRLKWR
- a CDS encoding PaaI family thioesterase, encoding MHELTKAPPSRRPDLHIATEGEFKGWRTWIRDSFESHIGPFWHKVEDDGSVRSAFRVEKKHLNGSGNVHGGCFMAFSDYCLFAIATHELDGPAVTTNFACDFLDAAREGELIECVGEVSRAGGSMIFLRGKLTSGGRPLFTFSGTIKRVKRKPAVQPNA
- the purL gene encoding phosphoribosylformylglycinamidine synthase subunit PurL, with the protein product MKNEPKITPELVAAHGLKPDEYERILKLIGREPTFTELGIFSAMWNEHCSYKSSRIHLKGLPTKAPWVIQGPGENAGVIDIGDGQAVVFKMESHNHPSYIEPYQGATTGVGGILRDVFTMGARPIACLNALSFGAPEHARTRHLVSGVVAGVGGYGNSFGVPTVGGQVRFHTRYDGNILVNAMAVGLADTDKIFYAAASGVNMPIVYLGSKTGRDGIHGASMASAEFDDKSEEKRPTVQVGDPFAEKLLLEACLEIMEKGCVIAIQDMGAAGLTCSAVEMGAKGDLGVDLDLDAVPTRETGMSAYEMMLSESQERMLMVLKPEKEKEAEAIFKKWGLDFAVVGYTTPSKRFVVKHGDDVMADLPIKELGDEAPLYDRPHVPSAALPVVHAREVPAPMGIGGALEKLIGTPDMCSKRWVWEQYDHVILGNTLQRPGGDAAVVRVQDGPKGLALTVDVTPRYCEADPYQGGMQAVAEAWRNITAVGGKPLAITDNLNFGNPERPEIMGQFVGCLKGISEACRTLDFPVVSGNVSLYNETNGRAILPTPSIGGVGLLDDFTKSASLAFKAEGEAILLVGETHGWLGQSVYLRDICGREEGAPPPVDLSAEKRNGDCVRGMIHAGTATAVHDLSDGGLLIALAEMAMASGIGAKLLAAPTSLVSQAYWFGEDQARYLVTVPEAEAGLVLAKMRGCEVPCVRIGTTGGDAIAITGEAPVTIDALRTSHERWLPEYMGGKAA
- a CDS encoding acyltransferase family protein, whose protein sequence is MITMSHSATIGAEAQAAPKARARNLSLDRTRTFLTLVVLLHHAVIPYTYFGHTDPASWIGFDVVVLATDSFFMAMFFFLSGLFTWSGIARKAPQVFLRDRLLRLGLPFVIAAFTVIPLAYYAIALRHDPELSFASFWWKTITSGPWPSGPIWFVWVLLAFDLTASLLYRVSAHLVDPVNRVSLRGFEQPAMFWLLLAGVGVIVYVPALLYFGGSKWFEFGPFSVQASRILLYFAYFFIGVSVGAANFDRGILGADGQLPKSRWTWVIITLIPYCLMWVMIYIKREVLGNPDPQPHWYQAIYSTFFVLFSGSILLAILAFFLHQKSPGPNLLDRMQADAYGMFLVHYPIALWIQYVLFDYGWPAIVKAAIGFVLTVILSWGLTAALRKIPGASHVL
- a CDS encoding DUF1328 domain-containing protein, whose product is MTILKWALIFLVVSIVAGVLGFTGISAASADIARFLFYVFVVIFLVLLILGLTIFRV
- a CDS encoding DUF427 domain-containing protein produces the protein MKLPGPDHPITIIPNPRRVRVTAGDIVIAETSKALTLKEAKYPAVQYVPRQDANMALLERTERVTHCPYKGDASYYSVKADGKTLDNAIWTYETPFPAMTEISGHLAFYPDKVKIEEVG